The Ammospiza nelsoni isolate bAmmNel1 chromosome 10, bAmmNel1.pri, whole genome shotgun sequence genome includes a region encoding these proteins:
- the AIRE gene encoding autoimmune regulator, giving the protein MAGPGSDGDLRRLLKLHRTEIAMAVDDVFPLLHGLADHDVVPDHIFKETLSRAEREGSHRAFHALLTWLLGRDTAALQDFWAVLFKDYNLERYSRLRPLRGAFPREVELGRQRRGRRLSPSPSAPAPHRPQGKRKAPEERDKARAAQSAPRHSASPGMETPAGPLVKAKTVKKPEGTDTPRSSRASALQAVAASVQRAVAVAGGEVPVSHGAIEGILIKHVLDPNSSKLGSRAGDKPYTPTACEEPEARSRSHSLKPPAQPKACQSNREPQLHPQGQLQAATVYSQDPAPHQENEDECAACGDGGELICCDGCPRAFHLACLVPPLPHVPSGTWRCGSCVENVTEPGQLLEADLPVERPPETLGEAARDTQQGGAKGSVCSRCCTRIPTPHHCPAPSGDPRGLQLCMSCTGTLDTGGLGTTAAAGDQLLPAGKAEDGALGSDPVLSREELDALLGESTWDGILQWAFQTMTRPLAETQGLLA; this is encoded by the exons ATGGCGGGCCCGGGCAGCGACGGGGACCTGCGGCGCCTGCTGAAGCTGCACCGCACCGAGATCGCCATGGCAGTGGACGACGTCTTCCCACTGCTGCATGGCCTGGCTGACCACGATGTCGTCCCTGATCACATCTTCAAG GAGACGCTGAGCCGGGCGGAGCGGGAGGGCTCCCACCGCGCTTTCCACGCGCTGCTCACCTGGCTGCTGGGCCGCGACACCGCCGCCCTCCAGGACTTCTGGGCCGTCCTCTTCAAGGATTACAACCTGGAGCGCTACTCCCGGCTCCGGCCTCTCCGCGGCGCCTTCCCCAGAG AGGTGGAGCTGGGGCGGCAGCGCCGTGGAAGGCGTCTCTCCCCGAGCCCCTCAGCACCGGCCCCACACAGACCCCAAGGCAAGAGGAAAGCCCCTGAGGAGCGGGACAAGGCCCGGGCGGCACAGTCCGCTCCACGGCACAGTGCCAGTCCTGGTATGGAGAccc CTGCAGGGCCCCTGGTGAAGGCAAAGACTGTGAAGAAGCCAGAGGGCACAGATACCCCCCGCAGCTCTCGTGCCAGTG CTCTCCAGGCAGTGGCTGCCTCGGTGCAGAGAGCGGTGGCTGTGGCAGGTGGTGAGGTGCCCGTCAGCCATGGGGCCATCGAGGGCATCCTCATTAAACACGTGCTGGACCCAA acagctccaagctgggcagcagagctggcgACAAGCCGTATACCCCAACTGCCTGCGAGGAGCCAGAGGCCAGGAGCAGAAGCCACAGCTTGAAGCCTCCCGCCCAGCCCAAGGCATGCCAAAGT AACAGGGAACCCCAGTTGCACCCCCAGGGCCAGCTGCAAGCAGCCACTGTCTACAGCCAGGACCCTGCACCCCACCAG GAGAATGAGGATGAGTGTGCAGCATGCGGTGACGGTGGTGAGCTCATCTGCTGTGACGGCTGCCCCAGGGCCTTTCACCTTGCCTGCCTGGTGCCCCCGCTGCCCCATGTGCCCAG TGGGACATGGCGCTGTGGTTCCTGCGTGGAGAACGTGACTGAACCAGgccagctgctggaggcagaCCTGCCTGTGGAGAGACCCCCTGAGACCCTGGGGGAGGCGGCACGGGACACCCAGCAGGGTGGAGCAAAGGGGAGCGTCTGCAGCCGCTGCTGCACCCGGATCCCCACTCCCCACCACTGTCCTGCTCCCAGTGGGGACCCCAG GGGGCTACAACTGTGCATGTCCTGCACGGGCACCCTGGACACAGGCGGTCTGGGCaccactgcagcagctggagaccAACTGCTTCCAGCAGGCAAG GCAGAGGATGGAGCCCTTGGCAGTGACCCTGTGCTGAGCCGGGAGGAGCTTGACGCTCTGCTAGGTGAG AGCACGTGGGATGGGATCTTGCAGTGGGCATTCCAGACCATGACACGGCCGCTGGCAGAAACACAGGGGCTCCTTGCCTAG